The Salvelinus alpinus chromosome 14, SLU_Salpinus.1, whole genome shotgun sequence genomic sequence ACTGCCAGAATCCAACCATAGTATTTGGTCTGTAATCGATACTGGTAGCTCCTCAAACATGACTGGGTGCACCTTAAAATAGAAAACATTGGCTAACGAAGCTGTCAATATCTCCTGCTTAGACATTATAAAGGGGTAATAAGAACTTCTGCCAAGTCTTACAATGCACTACAACTGTATTCTTAGCATTATTCCTTTCAGCTCTACTTAGTGATGCCAATATTTTTTTAACTATAGTTTTCTTACTTTTTCTCATTTCGTTTCCTAGTTATTGCTGACTTCATGTGTGGCTCGCTATAGCATTTtacttcaggttattacagtaaACGAGAAATCCCTCGATCTGCCTTATAATTTTCAGATTCACATAATTAAAGTAGTACTGCCATTGCCTTGGAGTTTTGTTAGGAGTTTATTGGTATCCAGAAGTCCTGATTTGATGGGTTTGACTCTGCTTCTCCTTTAACTGGCACATGTCCCCCACAAACCCCCTGGCTGCCTGTGTGTGTTGCCTGGTTCCACAAACTGCTTTCTTTTTTTCGCTCCAGGTCAAGTCTGTCATCAACCTCCTGTTTGCCGCCTACACCGGAAACATCTCAGCACTAAGGAGGTCAAGTATGCAACTCTCAAATTCACAGAAACACCAAACATAATGACTGTCCCTCAGTGTGTACAACGGCACTAAAGTCCTGCTGTCCATGATAtgcaaattatatatatatttttatcatgTTAATTTCATGACAATGGAATGACTAGATCTTCATTCATAGTGATAAATCATCTTTTGCTTCTCTGATTTACTTCCGTCTTCTTTCTTTGGCCGTTATCGTCCATCTCGTGACACTGCTGACCTGTTTCTGTATGTCTGCAGATTTGCTCTGTCCTCCATGGACATGGAGCAGAGGGACTATGACTCCAGGACGGCTTTACATGTGGCTGCAGCAGAAGGTACTTCTCACAGCCTCCTTTTCCTGTCACACACAGGGACAGATTGTGTGTGTCAGGGTCCTCTGGGAGTGTTTGGCAGGCCCCCTCTGTGTAGCAGGGTTAATTTATTGTCCCTCGGTAACTGCACTGTGTAGTGTTTGACGTCTTTGCTGGAGTGTGTGAAAGAGATGGTGCGTAGGAGAGTGTGTTTGTTTCTTAAATAACCCTGTCATCTGCTCTACTTTCAGGACATGCAGAGGTGGTGAACCCTGTTCCCATTGATAGGTATGACCactttgtctgtctgcctgtctgtcttatctgtgtgtgtgttttgggtgggtaggtaggtgtGGGTGGATGAGAGACTGTATCATATACTTGTGTGACAGTCTACAATGTACTCCCACTCAAAAGAACACTTATGGTCAACCATGAGGGATTTATTTGAACTGTACCCTATAGAATTTTCACACCTGAAGAGTCGTGTTAGTTCCCAAAACGAATACCTTTGTAGGCCAGTCCAACCCCAGTCAGTCACACTGCTCATTATCTTTCCGGTAGGTGGGATAAGACCCCAATGGAAGAGGTCTTGCATTTTGTCCATCACGACATGGTCACCATCCTCCAGGACTATCAAAACAAGTACAACCCACAAGAGGCCCCCAAGAAGGACAAGGAGACAGCAGAGAACAACCTGGGCGGCCTGCTGTAGTGTAGACATCCAAGCCAGTTGATGGCGCCACGCTGCTTTTGTATCCTCTCAACTAGACTGCTGTTTCTTTGGTGGGAAAGACACTTTTTGGAGTGACTTTTGTCGACTTTGTATGATGACTTTATTTCTGAACTGTGTGTTTGATTAAatgtgttttacattttttatactcCTTTGTTTTACTGTAAGTGTTTTGCTTTACCTTTTGTTGTGTGATTTGGTGACGGTGTTGCTTATTTTTGCTGTATCTTTCCTCTTTCGTCCTCTATCCTTTCCCtcaccaagtgtgtgtgtgtgtgtggtgagagtgAGTCCCAAATCGAAGTGCAGAATCTGATTGAATCTTTGTGACATTGGTGTGCAATATAAAGTGATATTATTA encodes the following:
- the glsb gene encoding glutaminase kidney isoform, mitochondrial isoform X2, whose amino-acid sequence is MIPGQVCHQPPVCRLHRKHLSTKEVKFALSSMDMEQRDYDSRTALHVAAAEGHAEVVNPVPIDRWDKTPMEEVLHFVHHDMVTILQDYQNKYNPQEAPKKDKETAENNLGGLL
- the glsb gene encoding glutaminase kidney isoform, mitochondrial isoform X1; the protein is MVAHAEIRVVHRGGSKINFREPVITNDSRFALSSMDMEQRDYDSRTALHVAAAEGHAEVVNPVPIDRWDKTPMEEVLHFVHHDMVTILQDYQNKYNPQEAPKKDKETAENNLGGLL